The following proteins are co-located in the Tiliqua scincoides isolate rTilSci1 chromosome 8, rTilSci1.hap2, whole genome shotgun sequence genome:
- the LRG1 gene encoding leucine-rich alpha-2-glycoprotein: protein MDRLVLTIFHTCLVMVLHCCCLQASPCPPVPTPNNITEFSCSSLSLSDFPSGFPKETRIISVEFTNISSIDVDALQGLPNLQELHLSNNKLRTLPSGLFRSLPELHTLDLTGNFLEDLPVEIFEKATGLRQLALTGNRLSTLRPSWFQPLRHLEFLDLSNNQLEDVPQSCFNKLENLTSLQLSQNSLRTLSPQMLDGILHLEKLDLEGNQLQSIENNTFQAVPHVKFIFLQNNSLTNIPAGLFKPLDHLELLDVSSNQLTTWDPQFSTKVTTLSLDLSRNPWACDCHILSLLNELKHPSISLYSKQETLCATPKSFQGQLLTSVDVTKFSSCSILKLLPQSEKGSHPPVPGGPN from the coding sequence tcactgctgctgcctccaagCTTCCCCGTGCCCTCCTGTGCCCACTCCAAACAACATCACAGAGTTCTCCTGCTCATCCCTGTCCCTTAGTGATTTTCCAAGTGGCTTCCCCAAAGAGACCCGGATCATCTCTGTGGAGTTCACAAACATCTCCAGCATTGATGTGGATGCACTTCAGGGTCTTCCCAATCTCCAGGAACTTCACTTGTCCAACAACAAATTGAGAACCCTTCCCAGTGGTCTCTTCCGGAGCCTCCCAGAGTTGCATACCTTGGACCTCACTGGCAATTTCCTAGAAGACCTGCCTGTGGAGATATTTGAAAAGGCCACAGGCTTGAGGCAACTGGCTCTCACTGGAAACCGATTGAGCACCTTGCGTCCATCGTGGTTCCAGCCCCTGAGACATCTGGAGTTCCTAGACCTGTCCAACAACCAACTGGAGGATGTGCCCCAGTCTTGCTTCAACAAGCTTGAGAATTTGACATCTCTGCAACTATCGCAGAACTCTCTCCGCACACTTTCTCCACAGATGCTAGATGGAATACTCCACCTGGAGAAATTAGACCTAGAAGGTAACCAGCTCCAGTCTATTGAGAATAACACCTTCCAAGCAGTCCCACATGTGAAATTCATCTTCCTTCAAAACAATAGTTTGACTAACataccagcagggctcttcaagcCTTTGGACCACTTGGAACTGTTGGATgtgtcctccaatcagctcaccACATGGGACCCTCAGTTCTCCACCAAAGTCACAACATTGAGTCTTGATCTGTCAAGAAATCCTTGGGCATGTGACTGCCACATTCTCTCTCTGCTGAATGAGCTGAAGCACCCTTCCATCAGCCTGTATTCCAAGCAAGAAACACTCTGTGCCACCCCCAAGAGCTTTCAAGGCCAGCTGCTAACATCTGTGGACGTCACCAAATTCAGCTCCTGCTCAATCCTCAAGCTACTCCCTCAGTCTGAGAAAGGATCTCACCCTCCAGTCCCTGGAGGGCCAAATTAA